The genomic region TCAAGGGCCTATCTAATCCAGGAGAAGAGACTTCTAGTGTATAAGATCGGTCGATAATATCTTCAATATCCAGCAGAACCTCAACCTCCCGGCTGACTTTTTCACAATCCAAGAGGGTAACTCCACCCGGTTTATCAATAAAAATCCGAAGATACCAGATTTTACCTTCTTTTTTAAATTCAATATCCACCAGCTCCATCCCCTCAGATTCCACAACCGGAGTCACTAAAGTTCTTACGGAGTTAATTATCTCGTTCTTCATACCTTACAAACCTCAAACTCTTTTTAGAGAGACAATAAAAAAGTGGGCTTTTTGCCCACTTTTAAGTGAAAAACTTTTTTATAATAAAAATTACTATATCTGATTTGCAATTGCAAGGAGAAAATATAAATTTTTCACTTCGCTTCTCTAATCTTTAGAAGAGATTAAGAATGCGGGAGTGTGGAGGTATGGAGGTATGGAAGTGTGGAAGTATAAAAAATAGACTCCCATACTCCCCTACCTCCCTACTTATCCCGGGTTAATACCAGGTAGGTAAGATCTGATAAGATTTGCTTGGCGGTGCAGTCTTCAAATTCCTCCAGATAATCCCTGGCCATACTTGCGTATTGTTTAGCTTCCTGTAAACTCAATTCAATGGCGTTATACTTATGAATAAGATCCAGGACGGTTTTAAAATCCTCTTCTTTGAGTTCTCCAGAGTTTTGAATCACGTGTTCTAAAAGAACCCTTTCTTTAGGGGTGGCCTTCTCTAACAAAATAAGAAGGGGAAGGGTGACTTTCCCTTCCTTTAAGTCTGTTCCTGGAGTCTTACCAAACTTCTCGATAGGGGCAATAAAATCTAAGGTGTCATCGGTAATCTGGAAGGCAAGTCCCAGGTGGAGGCCGTAATTTCTTAAAGCCAGTTCTTTTTGTTGGGTAGCCTTCCCCAAAATGGCTCCCAACTGACAACAGGCTGAAAAAAGATACGCTGTCTTTAATTTGATAATTTCTAAATAATCAGCCCGTTGCATTCGGATATCTCGACTCCGAATCGATTCCATCACTTCTCCCTCGGTCATCCGCATGGTCAAATCCGCAATCACCCGCATAATGTTCATATCTCCGTCATGGACCGCAAGGAGCATGGACTTGGAGTAAAGGAAATCTCCTACAAGAATCGGAAGCGTATTGCCCCATACCGAATTGGCCGAAAGCTTTCCTCTTCTTAATTCCGCCCGGTCAATCACATCGTCATGGAGTAGCGTGGCGGTATGGATGAATTCTACCACGCTCCCTAAAATATATTTTCTTTTACCCCGGTAGTTGGAAAGCTCTGCACTTAGCAATACTAAAGCCGGACGTAAGCGTTTACCGCCACTTTTACAAATATGCCGGCCAATTTCCGTAATTAACTCCACATCCGATTGAAGTTGCCGTTCAATCTCAGCTTCTACTTCCTGGAGATCCTTCTGAAGATCTTTAAATAGCTGGTCAAGGGTCATCTATCACCTCGGTGATCTTTGCAGGAAACCTATTAAGTGTCTGAAAGATAAAGGGATTTCTTCTAAAGATTTAAGTTAAATATATGTGAAATTTACCCTCCGTCAATAGGGTTTCCCGTCCTTTACAGAATTTTTTTAAAAATCCTTGACAACTCACCGAAGAGATGACTATTTATTATTAGTAATAGTAACTACTCCTAATAAGGAATAAGGAAAAAGTTAAGAATGAAAATGAAAAATAAACGAACTCGGCTAACGCGCCAGCGCAAAATTATACTGGAAACCCTTCAACAAACAAGGTCTCATCCAACTGCTGACTGGATCTACCAAAAAGTTCGGGAACAACTTCCTCATATCAGTTTAGGGACGGTTTATCGTAACCTGAACGTTTTGAAAAAGGAAGGTAAAATTCTAGAGCTCAAATACGGAAAGGATGTCAGTCGCTTTGACGCTTTAACCACAGATCATTACCACTTTACCTGTGAAAAGTGTCATAGGATTTACGATCTGGATGTGGCCTTGAACAAGGATCTGGAGCAGATGGTTGCCCAGAAGACCGGTTTCAGTATTACCTATCATCGGGCCGAGTTCTATGGAATTTGTTCAGATTGCCAAAAGTCTGATGCATCCAACTAACTTATAAGGATGACTCGATCTGGTACCTTCAGAGAGGGATCTGTCTCTAACTCCTTACTTCGGAGGCAGGTTTGCTCTAGAGTAAGGTTACCAGGTAGGAGTATCTTAATTTAAAGAAGAAGGAGGGAGAATTTCATGAATAAATCACTCAAAGGAACCAAAAGTTTAGAGAATTTAAAGGAAGCTTTTGCCGGGGAGTCCCAGGCCAATCGGAGATACTTATATTTTGCTCGAAGGGCTGATATCGAGGGATATCCTGATATCGGTGGACTTTTCCGAGATACTTCGGAGGCTGAGACGGGCCATGCCTTTGGTCATTTAGATTTCTTAAAAGAGGTCGGTGATCCGGTCACAGGAGTTCCTATTGGAACTACCGAGCAAAATCTCCGATCGGCTATAGAAGGGGAAACCTACGAATATACCCAGATGTATCCGGGATTTGCCAAGGTTGCCCGTGAAGAAGGTTTCCAGGAGCTTGCCGAATGGTTTGAAACCCTGGCCAAAGCAGAAAAATCCCATGCCGGAAGATTCTCCAAAGGGCTTGAGAAGATAACCGGTAAGGAACCTGCGGCAGCCATCTAACCACAGAAGAGAAGTATAAGAGAGTAGGAGTGTGGGGGTTCGGGGGTATGGGAGTAGGGGAGAAATTCTATATTCCCATACCCCCTACATTTTACACCTATGGGGTTTGATTTTAGCTCAAGGGAATTCTGGAATGAATCGGCTTTGGAAAAAGAAATTCGCCGGGTATTCGATATCTGCCATGGCTGCCGGCGTTGTTATAATCTTTGCCCATCTTTTTCCGATCTCTTTAATCGCATCGATGAGGAACGGGTGGATGGAGATGTAGATAAATTGGATAAGGAGGATTTCAAACAAGTTACAGACCTTTGCTACCAGTGTAAACTCTGCTACAACCACTGCCCCTATACGCCCCCACATCGATGGGATATCGATTTTCCCAGACTTATGCTCCGGTCTAAAGCCGTTCATGGAAGGTATCAGGGAATTACCTTCCAGGATAAAATTCTAGGGAGAACCGATCTGATAGGTCGAATAGGAAGTACCTTTGCTCCGGTGGTTAACTGGGTCAACCGAAATAAGATTCTGCGACGCCTCATGGAGAGATTTCTCGGTATTGCAGCAGAAAGAAATCTCCCCCCTTATCATCGAGATACCTTTGTGGCGTGGTTCCAGGATCGACCTGTTCGTTTGCGGCAACCCGGCGTTGGTACAAAGGGTAAGATCGCTTTATTTTACACCTGCCCGGTTAATTACAATTACCCGGAGGTCGGAAGAGCCAGTGTGGAAGTTTTGGAAAAAAATGGGGTTGCAGTTAGCTGCCCGGAACAGAAGTGCTGTGGCATGCCTTATTTAGATGGGGGAGATATCGATTCGGCCCTTCAGAATGCAAGATTTAATGTCAATTCCCTCCATCAAGCAGTTCGAGATGGCTATATCATCCTTTCTCCAGGACCTACCTGTACCTATATGCTTAAACAGGAGTATCCTGTTTTAGTTGGAACCCCAGAAGCCAGGGAGGTTGCCCAAAACACCTATGATATTTGTGAATATCTGATGAAATTGAAAGAGCAGGGGAAGTTAAATACCCGCTTTACCCAGGCTGTCGGAAAAATAGCCTACCATCTCCCCTGTCATCTAAAAGCTCAAAATATCGGATTTAAGTCCAGAGATCTGATGAAGTTGATTCCGGGAACAACCGTTGAGCTGCTGGATCATTGTTCTGCTGTGGATGGAACCTGGGGATTAAAGAAGGAATATTTTAAACTTTCTCTCAAAGTAGCTAATCCTCTTTTAAAAGGCATCCAACAACTCCAACCCGATGCCGTAGTTACCGACTGCCCTCTGGCAGGGCTTCAAATTCAATACGGAACCGGCATTAAACCACTTCATCCGATTGAAGTATTGAAGAAGGCGTATGGAATTTAAGTCAAAGGTAGGAAGCCGGAGACAAGAGGTAAGGAGTGAGATTTCTTATTTCTTGCTTCTTGCCACCGGCTTCTTAAGTTTCGGTGAAAAAGATAGAGTTCGGAGACATTAAAAACATTCTGGAATACGAAAAAATTCGAGATGCGTTCCGTAATCATCTGATAGTACTTAAAAAGAATCGGCGAATTCAGGTGGGGGATCTTATCTCCTTTCTGTTTGAAAACCGGGAAACCGTCCTGTTTCAAATTCAGGAAATGATGCGTGCTGAGCGAATCGTAGAAGACGCTAAAATCCAGGAGGAAATCGATGTCTACAATGCCTTGATTCCTGATAAAGGAGAACTCAGTGCGACCATGTTCATTGAAATAGATGAGAAGAATAAAATTAAAGAAGAGTTGGATCGGATGATGGGGATCGATCAAGAAGGGACTGTCTATTTTAAAATTGGTGAGCAAGAAAATGTACCTGGATTTTTCGAAGCCGGACACAGCAAAGAGGATAAAATCAGTGCCGTTCATTATGTTCGGTTCCGATTTACTCCGGAGCAAATAGAAAAGTTTAAAAACGAGCAGGAAGAAGTTTTTCTGGTCATAGATCATCCGAACTACCGGCAAAGGAAAGAGGTTCCCTTGGAAGTTCGAAGAGAGTTGATAAAAGATTTACTTGAAGAGGAGTGAGCACGTTGGGGAGTGGGCGGTTAGATATTTTCATTGCCCACCAACCGCCGGCTCTGACTCACTTTTATTCACAAACCAGGCAATCGAACGTCTTAATCCTTCCTCTAAGGTGACGGTCGGGGAGAAGCCTAAAATCTGTCGTGCCTGGGAGATATCGGCCAGAGAATGGCGAATGTCCCCAGGTCGTGAAGATTCATAAACAGGCTGGATATTCTTCCCTAAGAGGGTATTCAAGGTTTTGATTAATTCATTCACAGTAATCCGCTTTCCATAGGCAATATTAAAGATCTTACCAGGAGCCTCCGGCGCCTTTATGGCCAGGATATTGGCCTGAACCACGTTCTCTACATAGGTAAAATCCCGGGACTGCTCACCGTCTCCATACACTAAAGGGGGTTTGTTGACCAATAGGGCGTTGATAAATCTGGGAATGGCAGCAGCATACTGGGAAGTGGGATCCTGTTTTGGACCAAAGACATTAAAATACCTTAAACAAACGGTCTCCAATCCATGGATTTTATAGTAAACTTTGCAATAGTATTCACCAGCCAATTTGGTAACGGCGTAGGGAGAAAGTGGATTGGGAACGGCATCCTCCCGTTTGGGAAGTAGGGGACTGTCTCCATAGACCGAAGAGGAGGAACTGAAGATAACCCGCTTGACCCTCATTTGTCTGGCTGCTTCCAATACGTGGAGTGTTCCCTGGATATTAACCTCATTGGAGGTAATGGGATCCTGGATGGATCGAGGAACTGAAGGAAGCGCACCCAAATGAAAAATAAAATCAACCGCTTCCGCAGCTTTTCGAACCGTTTCAAAATCTCTCAAATCTCCCTCTATAAATTGAATATGGGAAAGGATGGAAGAAATATTCTGCCGTTTACCGGTCATAAAATTATCTAAAACGCGTACCCGATAATTAATTTTTAAAAGAGCTTCTACCAGGTGGGAGCCTATAAACCCTGCTCCCCCCGTTACCAGACAGGTAATCACTGAGAATTCCTCCCTATTCTTTCGGATATTTATACTTAATTAGGGTTAATTCATTGCCCCGGTCATTATAGACTACTTCGTCCATGCTTAACCTCATAAACAAGATCCCACGCCCACTCATTTTAAGAAAATTTTTGGGATCAGTGGGATCCGGTACTTCTTGAACTTTAAATCCTTCTCCTTCATCTTTTATAACAATTTTAATCTTTTCGGTATCAATATCCACCTGAATTTTAACTTTTTTACTTTCATCCCCTTTATTTCCATGTTTAATCGCATTGGTAACCGCTTCATCAATGGTTACCGGTATTTTATCCCTTAGTTCCCTTTCATTATATCCCATGAGCCTGGCTTCCTGAATGATGTTATGGGAAATACCCTTAATAAACC from Candidatus Limnocylindrales bacterium harbors:
- a CDS encoding SDR family oxidoreductase, giving the protein MITCLVTGGAGFIGSHLVEALLKINYRVRVLDNFMTGKRQNISSILSHIQFIEGDLRDFETVRKAAEAVDFIFHLGALPSVPRSIQDPITSNEVNIQGTLHVLEAARQMRVKRVIFSSSSSVYGDSPLLPKREDAVPNPLSPYAVTKLAGEYYCKVYYKIHGLETVCLRYFNVFGPKQDPTSQYAAAIPRFINALLVNKPPLVYGDGEQSRDFTYVENVVQANILAIKAPEAPGKIFNIAYGKRITVNELIKTLNTLLGKNIQPVYESSRPGDIRHSLADISQARQILGFSPTVTLEEGLRRSIAWFVNKSESEPAVGGQ
- a CDS encoding rubrerythrin family protein, which produces MNKSLKGTKSLENLKEAFAGESQANRRYLYFARRADIEGYPDIGGLFRDTSEAETGHAFGHLDFLKEVGDPVTGVPIGTTEQNLRSAIEGETYEYTQMYPGFAKVAREEGFQELAEWFETLAKAEKSHAGRFSKGLEKITGKEPAAAI
- a CDS encoding DUF3501 family protein, whose amino-acid sequence is MKKIEFGDIKNILEYEKIRDAFRNHLIVLKKNRRIQVGDLISFLFENRETVLFQIQEMMRAERIVEDAKIQEEIDVYNALIPDKGELSATMFIEIDEKNKIKEELDRMMGIDQEGTVYFKIGEQENVPGFFEAGHSKEDKISAVHYVRFRFTPEQIEKFKNEQEEVFLVIDHPNYRQRKEVPLEVRRELIKDLLEEE
- a CDS encoding polyprenyl synthetase family protein, with the translated sequence MTLDQLFKDLQKDLQEVEAEIERQLQSDVELITEIGRHICKSGGKRLRPALVLLSAELSNYRGKRKYILGSVVEFIHTATLLHDDVIDRAELRRGKLSANSVWGNTLPILVGDFLYSKSMLLAVHDGDMNIMRVIADLTMRMTEGEVMESIRSRDIRMQRADYLEIIKLKTAYLFSACCQLGAILGKATQQKELALRNYGLHLGLAFQITDDTLDFIAPIEKFGKTPGTDLKEGKVTLPLLILLEKATPKERVLLEHVIQNSGELKEEDFKTVLDLIHKYNAIELSLQEAKQYASMARDYLEEFEDCTAKQILSDLTYLVLTRDK
- a CDS encoding anaerobic glycerol-3-phosphate dehydrogenase subunit C, producing the protein MEKEIRRVFDICHGCRRCYNLCPSFSDLFNRIDEERVDGDVDKLDKEDFKQVTDLCYQCKLCYNHCPYTPPHRWDIDFPRLMLRSKAVHGRYQGITFQDKILGRTDLIGRIGSTFAPVVNWVNRNKILRRLMERFLGIAAERNLPPYHRDTFVAWFQDRPVRLRQPGVGTKGKIALFYTCPVNYNYPEVGRASVEVLEKNGVAVSCPEQKCCGMPYLDGGDIDSALQNARFNVNSLHQAVRDGYIILSPGPTCTYMLKQEYPVLVGTPEAREVAQNTYDICEYLMKLKEQGKLNTRFTQAVGKIAYHLPCHLKAQNIGFKSRDLMKLIPGTTVELLDHCSAVDGTWGLKKEYFKLSLKVANPLLKGIQQLQPDAVVTDCPLAGLQIQYGTGIKPLHPIEVLKKAYGI
- a CDS encoding transcriptional repressor is translated as MKMKNKRTRLTRQRKIILETLQQTRSHPTADWIYQKVREQLPHISLGTVYRNLNVLKKEGKILELKYGKDVSRFDALTTDHYHFTCEKCHRIYDLDVALNKDLEQMVAQKTGFSITYHRAEFYGICSDCQKSDASN
- the rimP gene encoding ribosome maturation factor RimP, with translation MKNEIINSVRTLVTPVVESEGMELVDIEFKKEGKIWYLRIFIDKPGGVTLLDCEKVSREVEVLLDIEDIIDRSYTLEVSSPGLDRPLKTKEDYLRFQGKLVKIKTFSSINGQKVFSGYLQGMQDDKVRIRTKSNQEIEIPYENISKSRLEVEF